One genomic window of Anaerolineae bacterium includes the following:
- a CDS encoding S1 RNA-binding domain-containing protein, with product MPENLAPSNDVSSVPDLEPVQPEADVTSEVPAQPEEEPATAPVEEMPLPQPAEPESSSAEPAEATVATEAGAPVPESTPADEGEAAEAEPGEAPSGEEEGKLKRGDIVEGRVIQRSPTEIIVELEDGVIGIVSGRELGRMDRKALDDLEIGKNVLVYVLNPSNRNNQAVLSLTRALEEHDWREAQEYAESQRLYHGKVSGYNKGGLIVRFGRVRGFVPASQVSEERRQAAAGESPMERWGSMIGDDIVVKVVEVDRARNRLILSERSAIKEWRDQRKADLLDKLEVGSVRTGRVVSLTDFGAFVDLGGADGLVHLTEMSWKHVTRPDEIVKVGDEVRVKVISLDRERRRIGLSMKALETDPWDEVVKNFRVGQLVRGTITKLTKFGAFACLEGAPEIEGLIHISELADHRVGHPREVVNENEVLTLRIVKIDRAQRRMGLSLKQVNAVDYLEIDLATYNNDQTPPVADTPADEATGPEEDTES from the coding sequence ATGCCTGAGAATCTCGCCCCGTCGAATGACGTGTCATCAGTCCCTGATCTTGAACCGGTTCAGCCGGAGGCTGATGTCACCAGCGAAGTCCCCGCGCAGCCTGAGGAGGAGCCAGCTACCGCGCCAGTTGAAGAGATGCCACTGCCGCAGCCTGCTGAGCCTGAGTCCAGCAGTGCGGAACCTGCCGAAGCCACGGTCGCCACTGAAGCAGGCGCCCCCGTACCGGAAAGCACCCCGGCTGACGAGGGAGAAGCGGCTGAGGCAGAGCCAGGGGAAGCTCCCTCCGGCGAGGAGGAGGGCAAGCTCAAGCGTGGCGATATCGTGGAAGGCCGGGTAATCCAGCGCTCGCCGACCGAGATCATTGTTGAGCTTGAGGATGGTGTCATCGGCATTGTGTCCGGCCGTGAGCTGGGCCGTATGGATCGTAAGGCGCTGGACGATCTGGAGATCGGCAAGAATGTGCTGGTCTATGTCCTCAACCCGTCCAATCGCAACAACCAGGCCGTTCTCTCCCTCACCCGCGCGCTGGAGGAACATGACTGGCGTGAGGCTCAGGAGTATGCAGAAAGTCAGCGCCTGTACCACGGCAAGGTTTCCGGCTATAACAAGGGTGGCCTGATCGTCCGCTTTGGCCGCGTGCGTGGCTTTGTCCCGGCCAGCCAGGTCAGCGAAGAGCGTCGTCAGGCTGCCGCGGGCGAAAGCCCGATGGAGCGCTGGGGCAGCATGATCGGCGATGATATCGTGGTCAAAGTGGTCGAGGTTGACCGCGCCCGCAACCGCCTGATCCTCTCCGAACGATCGGCCATCAAAGAGTGGCGCGACCAGCGTAAGGCTGACCTGCTGGATAAACTGGAAGTGGGTTCGGTACGGACGGGTCGCGTGGTGAGCCTGACTGATTTTGGCGCCTTTGTCGATCTTGGCGGGGCTGACGGCCTGGTGCACCTGACGGAGATGTCCTGGAAGCATGTCACCCGCCCGGACGAGATCGTCAAGGTGGGCGATGAAGTCCGGGTGAAGGTGATCAGTCTAGACCGGGAGCGCCGTCGCATTGGCCTGAGCATGAAGGCGCTGGAAACCGATCCCTGGGATGAGGTGGTCAAGAACTTCCGGGTCGGCCAGCTGGTCAGGGGCACGATCACCAAGCTGACCAAATTTGGCGCCTTTGCCTGCCTGGAAGGCGCGCCAGAGATCGAGGGCCTGATCCACATCTCCGAACTGGCCGATCACCGCGTGGGGCACCCGCGCGAGGTCGTCAACGAGAATGAGGTGCTGACCCTGCGCATCGTCAAGATCGACCGGGCGCAGCGCCGCATGGGCCTCAGCCTCAAGCAGGTCAACGCGGTGGATTACCTGGAAATCGACCTGGCCACGTACAACAATGATCAGACTCCTCCGGTGGCGGATACCCCGGCAGACGAAGCCACCGGGCCGGAAGAGGACACGGAGTCCTGA
- a CDS encoding ATP-dependent Clp protease ATP-binding subunit, translating to MERFTQRARRVLSLAQDEAERMQHNYIGTEHLLLGLIREEGGVAGRVLRDLGLDPRRVEDLVMRMTQAGKRTSPDERLDLSPGTKRVLELAVDEARRLEHHYIGTEHLLLGLVRQEEGVAIDVLKRLGVSPEEIKRHTRRVLQDSSSPSLPRRSSSESAGSASSSSASTPPGLNAPETRPAKRRSGESKTPLVDQLATDLTAKAEAGELDPVIGRDMEIERVIQILSRRNKNNPALIGEPGVGKTAIVEGLAQRIVNHETPRSLEGKRVLQLDVGSLVAGTMYRGQFEERLKRVIEELKSSDSILFIDEVHMLVGAGSAGSSVDAANILKPALARGELQCIGATTFDEYRKHIESDAALERRFQPVNVDEPTIEETISILQGLRPNFEEHHTVEITDEAISAAAHLSARYVTDRFLPDKAIDLVDEGSARVRMYKSPESMRVRKLEARINDLREDLNYPDDYTEEQLAAMRKELADLEKEYEGYRSHWNPETGRSRLTAEDIAEVVSMLTGIPVTQIAGEESERLLHMEDALRQRIIGQEEAIQAISKAVRRARAGLKDPRRPIGSFIFLGPTGVGKTELTKALAQFLFGSEDALIQLDMSEFMERHNVARLVGAPPGYVGYEEAGQLTEAIRRRPYSIVVFDEIEKAHPEAFNMLLQIMEEGHLSDARGRTVDFRNALIIMTSNIGADTIKKGPSLGFGLPTADEQKEAEQGYEAMRKTLMEQLRRAFRPEFLNRLDAVIVFRALSKEDITKIVDLRLDEVRQRVKEHALNLEVTDAAKAFLAREGFDPEYGARPLRRVITNLVEDRLSDFILSGQYTLGGTVLIDYDEQAGELTFREVQPESAGEPQPST from the coding sequence ATGGAACGTTTTACTCAGCGCGCCCGCCGTGTGCTGAGTTTGGCCCAGGATGAAGCTGAGCGGATGCAGCACAACTATATCGGCACGGAGCATTTGCTGCTGGGCCTGATCCGCGAAGAGGGGGGAGTGGCCGGTCGCGTCCTGCGCGACCTGGGTCTGGACCCGCGCCGGGTCGAAGACCTGGTGATGCGGATGACCCAGGCGGGCAAGCGTACCAGCCCGGATGAACGGCTGGACCTTTCACCGGGGACCAAGCGCGTGCTGGAACTGGCGGTGGACGAGGCGCGCCGCCTGGAACATCATTATATTGGCACGGAGCACCTCCTGCTGGGTCTTGTCCGCCAGGAAGAAGGTGTGGCGATTGACGTGCTCAAGCGGCTGGGCGTTAGCCCGGAGGAGATCAAGCGCCACACCCGGCGGGTGTTGCAGGATAGCTCCTCCCCGTCGTTGCCCCGCCGTAGCTCCTCTGAAAGCGCCGGCAGCGCCAGCAGCAGTTCCGCCAGCACACCGCCCGGTCTCAATGCCCCCGAAACCCGCCCGGCCAAGCGGCGTAGCGGGGAGAGCAAGACCCCGCTGGTGGACCAGTTGGCTACCGACCTGACGGCCAAAGCCGAGGCCGGGGAACTGGACCCGGTGATCGGGCGCGATATGGAGATCGAACGGGTCATCCAGATCCTCAGCCGCCGCAACAAGAACAACCCCGCCCTGATTGGCGAACCGGGCGTCGGCAAGACGGCCATCGTTGAAGGGCTGGCTCAGCGGATCGTCAACCACGAGACTCCGCGCTCGCTGGAAGGTAAGCGCGTCCTGCAGCTCGATGTCGGCAGCCTGGTGGCCGGCACGATGTACCGCGGCCAGTTCGAAGAACGGCTCAAGCGGGTGATCGAGGAACTGAAGTCCTCCGATAGCATCCTCTTCATCGATGAGGTGCACATGCTGGTTGGCGCTGGCTCGGCGGGCAGCAGCGTTGACGCGGCCAACATCCTCAAACCGGCGCTGGCACGCGGCGAACTGCAATGCATTGGCGCCACGACATTCGACGAGTACCGCAAGCACATCGAGAGCGATGCGGCGCTGGAGCGGCGCTTCCAGCCGGTCAACGTGGATGAGCCGACAATTGAGGAGACGATCAGCATCCTGCAGGGCCTGCGGCCCAATTTTGAGGAGCATCACACCGTCGAGATCACCGACGAGGCGATCAGTGCCGCCGCGCACCTAAGCGCCCGCTATGTCACCGATCGCTTCCTGCCGGACAAGGCCATCGACTTGGTGGACGAAGGCTCGGCCCGTGTGCGGATGTACAAGAGTCCGGAATCGATGCGTGTGCGCAAGCTGGAAGCGCGCATCAATGACCTGCGGGAAGACCTCAACTACCCGGACGATTACACGGAAGAACAGCTTGCCGCCATGCGCAAGGAACTGGCCGACCTGGAGAAGGAATATGAAGGCTACCGCAGCCACTGGAATCCGGAAACCGGTCGCTCCCGCCTGACGGCGGAGGACATCGCCGAGGTGGTCTCTATGCTGACCGGCATCCCGGTCACACAGATTGCTGGCGAGGAAAGCGAGCGTCTGCTGCACATGGAAGACGCCCTTCGTCAGCGGATCATCGGCCAGGAGGAAGCTATCCAGGCGATCAGTAAGGCAGTGCGCCGCGCCCGCGCCGGGCTGAAGGATCCGCGCCGCCCGATTGGGTCGTTCATCTTCCTGGGTCCGACGGGCGTCGGTAAGACCGAGTTGACCAAGGCTCTGGCCCAGTTCCTCTTTGGCAGTGAGGACGCCCTGATCCAGCTCGACATGAGCGAGTTCATGGAGCGCCACAATGTGGCCCGTCTGGTCGGAGCGCCGCCCGGCTATGTCGGCTACGAAGAAGCCGGTCAGCTGACGGAAGCCATCCGCCGCCGTCCCTACAGCATCGTCGTCTTTGACGAGATCGAAAAGGCGCATCCAGAAGCCTTCAACATGCTCCTCCAGATCATGGAAGAAGGCCATCTAAGCGACGCTCGCGGGCGCACGGTGGACTTCCGCAATGCCCTGATCATCATGACCAGCAATATCGGTGCAGATACGATCAAGAAAGGCCCGTCGCTGGGCTTTGGCCTGCCAACGGCGGACGAGCAGAAGGAAGCAGAGCAGGGCTACGAAGCTATGCGCAAGACGCTGATGGAGCAGCTCCGCCGCGCCTTCCGCCCCGAATTTCTCAACCGCCTTGATGCGGTGATCGTCTTCCGTGCCCTGAGCAAGGAAGACATCACCAAGATCGTCGATCTGCGGCTGGACGAGGTGCGCCAGCGCGTGAAGGAACACGCGCTCAACCTGGAAGTGACCGACGCCGCCAAGGCGTTCCTGGCCCGCGAGGGCTTTGACCCGGAGTATGGTGCGCGGCCCCTGCGGCGGGTGATCACCAACCTGGTGGAAGACCGTCTGTCCGATTTCATTCTGAGTGGGCAGTACACCCTGGGCGGCACGGTGCTCATTGACTACGATGAGCAGGCTGGCGAGCTGACCTTCCGCGAAGTACAGCCGGAAAGCGCGGGCGAGCCGCAACCTTCCACCTGA